A window of Leptolyngbya sp. CCY15150 genomic DNA:
CGGTGCAGCCTGGTTCTTCGATTATGCCGGGTAAATATAACCCTGTGATGGCAGAAATGACCTCTATGGTCTGCTTCCAGGTGATGGGCTACGACAGTGCGATCGCTCTGGCCGCCCAAGCCGGACAACTGGAACTCAACGTGATGATGCCGCTGATTGCCTACGATCTCATCCACAGCATCGAAATCCTTGGCAACACCCTGGCCGCCCTCACCCATCGCTGCATCCGAGGCATTGTCGCCCAGAGCGATCGCTGCCATGACTATGCCGAGGGCAGCCTAGCGCTGGTGACGGCGCTGAATCCCCATATTGGTTATCTGAATGCAGCAGCGATCGCTAAGGAATCGCTCGAAACGGGTAAATCCCTGCGGCAACTGGTGCTGGAGAAGCAGTTGATGAGTCCCGAGGATCTGGCCCAGGTGCTCGATCTGGACACCATGAGCTTGCCGCCCAAACCGTCTATCTGAGCGCGGGTTTCAACACAATGAGGGTGTAGAATGCTGTTAGGTGAAGCCGTAACGCACTGTCCTGCAAAGCTTTGAGGCAGGCGCGATCGCTTGAGCATCCTACACATCTAGATAAATCGCGGTGTATGGTGCTGTTCAGCGAAGCCGTAATAGACTGTTTTGTAAGGCTTTGATGCGTTACGCTGGCGCTCACGCATTCTACAGGTCAATTGCGATGTATCGATCTATAGAAAAGGGCCAGAGCCAGGACTATATCCTGTACCTAACCCTTTAACCAGATTGGATATGACGAGATAACGCCTAGGAAACGGCGACTTTCTCCTGGGCTAGGAACTGCTCTAGCTGGTCTAGGGCTTCGGCATCAACCTTAGTTTGCATGGGGCAGAATTTGGGCCCACACATGGAGCAAAATTCCGCTGTTTTATAGATATCGGCGGGTAGGGTTTCGTCGTGATATTCCCGAGCGCGATCGGGGTCGAGGGAGAGTTCAAACTGGCGGTTCCAGTCAAAGTTGTAGCGCGCATGGGATAGGGCATCATCGCGATCGCGGGCCCCTGGTCGATGGCGAGCGACGTCGGCGGCATGGGCGGCAATTTTGTAGGCAATCAGGCCATTGCGCACATCCTCCGCATTGGGCAAACCCAGATGTTCCTTGGGTGTCACGTAGCAGAGCATGGCGGTACCATACCAACCAGCCATGGCGGCTCCAATGGCGGAGGTGATATGGTCATAGCCCGGTGCGATATCGGTCACCAGCGGGCCTAGGACATAAAACGGCGCTTCGGAGCATTCCTCCATTTGTTTGCGCACATTAAACTCAATTTGATCCATAGGCACATGCCCTGGCCCCTCCACCATGACCTGCACATCCTGAGCCCAGGCGCGGCGGGTGAGGTCGCCTAGGGTTTTCAGCTCGGCTAGCTGGGCCGCATCGGAGGCATCATGCAGGCAGCCTGGCCGCAGGGAATCGCCTAGACTGAAGGACACATCATAGCGTTTGAAGATTTCGATGATGTCATCAAAGTGGCTATAGAGAGGATTTTGCCGATGGTGGTGCAGCATCCAGCGGGCAATGATGCCGCCGCCCCGCGATACGATGCCGGTAATCCGGTTTTTCACCAAGGGCAAATGCTCGATCAAAATGCCGGCATGGATGGTCATATAGTCCACGCCTTGCTGAGCATGTTTTTCGATGATGTGCAGAAAATCATCGGGGGTGAGCTGTTCGATCGCGCCATGCACCGACTCTAGAGCCTGGTAAATGGGCACCGTGCCGATGGGAATGGGTGAGGCTTGGATGATGGCGGTGCGAATCGCATCCAAGTCACCGCCGCCGGTGGATAGATCCATCAACGTATCTGCACCATATTTGACAGCTAACTGTAGCTTGGCTACTTCTTCATCCAAGTTGGATGAGTTGGGTGACGCGCCGATATTGGCATTGACCTTGCAGGTGGCGGCGATGCCGATACCCATGGGTTCCAGATTGGCATGGTTGATGTTGGCGGGAATAATCATCCGCCCCCGCGCCACTTCAGCTTGAATGAGTTCCGGGGATAGGTTTTCCCGTTGCGCCACATAGCGCATTTCTTCGGTCAAGATGCCCTGCCGAGCATAGTGCATCTGCGTCACGATCGGCTGACCGCGACGAGGGCTAACCCACGATTCACGCATATTTAATTCCTCAGATAGTCGCTTCCCTCCGCCGGTATGAGCCGGACTCAGGTTCTCAGGGTATATTCTCAGCCCGGTTTCCCAGACACCCCTAGCGGTTGTGGATTTAATCTACCATGTCGTGCCCTAGGTCAACAAGGTCGTTACAAAATGATGGCGATCGCAACACTGATTGATGAACCCGGCTGGATGGCAGGGGTGAACAAGCGATCGCTTGGGGTTGGGGCTAGCAGTCTGTTGTTATGGATTTATAGCTTTTATAGTGGTTATTACGTAGAGAGTTGGGGGAATGATAACAGTGTAGTGTTGTAAAGTTTTGGAGAACTTGTTTGTCCCTATCAGCCTTTTTATGCGCGCATGTTTAGCCCATTGATAACCTATTCATCCTGATGGCCATCTATCAGGATCATCTACCTGTGTGATCTTCAATCGT
This region includes:
- the thiC gene encoding phosphomethylpyrimidine synthase, with the translated sequence MRESWVSPRRGQPIVTQMHYARQGILTEEMRYVAQRENLSPELIQAEVARGRMIIPANINHANLEPMGIGIAATCKVNANIGASPNSSNLDEEVAKLQLAVKYGADTLMDLSTGGGDLDAIRTAIIQASPIPIGTVPIYQALESVHGAIEQLTPDDFLHIIEKHAQQGVDYMTIHAGILIEHLPLVKNRITGIVSRGGGIIARWMLHHHRQNPLYSHFDDIIEIFKRYDVSFSLGDSLRPGCLHDASDAAQLAELKTLGDLTRRAWAQDVQVMVEGPGHVPMDQIEFNVRKQMEECSEAPFYVLGPLVTDIAPGYDHITSAIGAAMAGWYGTAMLCYVTPKEHLGLPNAEDVRNGLIAYKIAAHAADVARHRPGARDRDDALSHARYNFDWNRQFELSLDPDRAREYHDETLPADIYKTAEFCSMCGPKFCPMQTKVDAEALDQLEQFLAQEKVAVS